The following proteins are co-located in the Canis aureus isolate CA01 chromosome X, VMU_Caureus_v.1.0, whole genome shotgun sequence genome:
- the LOC144307882 gene encoding melanoma-associated antigen B5-like — protein sequence MPRSQKSKLQASEKRRQAQAEAQAGENAQATAAVEKESTPSFPPQYEDTAQILPPVRASSTSQWYRRAQATTFTSVGASWARSDAEYNNQDYDRANAYEAAYYTENVGEDSLTRKPGLLEQFLLYKYKMKQPILKEDMLKIIGHHYEDQFPEILKKASERIEIVFAVDLKEIDSTRQSYDLISKLKLPNNGRVRAGRGLPKTGLLMNILGMIFMKGNCAAEEDIWKFLGMMQVYAGRKHFIYGEPRKLITKDLVRLQYLEYRQVSNSDPPRYELLWGPKAQAETSKMQVLEFLAKVNDTIPSAFSSYYEEALRDEEERTQARASAIAKVIASSRAMPWNIFPPLVKPEFCYYLDKKI from the coding sequence ATGCCTCGGAGTCAGAAGAGTAAGCTCCAGGCTTCTGAGAAACGCCGCCAGGCTCAAGCTGAGGCTCAGGCTGGTGAGAATGCTCAGGCCACAGCAGCAGTAGAAAAGGAGTccactccctcctttcctcctcagtACGAAGATACTGCCCAGATTCTGCCTCCTGTTAGGGCAAGTAGCACTTCCCAGTGGTATCGAAGAGCACAAGCCACCACCTTTACTTCTGTAGGTGCTTCTTGGGCTAGATCTGATGCAGAGTACAACAACCAAGATTATGATAGAGCAAATGCCTACGAGGCCGCCTACTACACTGAGAACGTAGGTGAAGATTCTTTGACCAGGAAGCCTGGCCTGCTGGAGCAGTTCCTTCTGTACAAGTATAAAATGAAGCAACCCATTTTGAAGGAAGACATGCTGAAGATTATCGGCCATCATTATGAAGACCAATTTCCTGAGATCCTCAAGAAAGCCTCTGAGCGCATTGAGATTGTCTTCGCAGTCGACCTGAAGGAAATTGACTCAACCAGACAATCGTATGACCTTATCAGCAAACTCAAACTCCCCAACAACGGGAGGGTGCGTGCTGGCAGGGGGTTACCCAAGACCGGTCTGCTGATGAATATCCTGGGAATGATCTTCATGAAGGGCAACTGCGCTGCTGAGGAAGACATCTGGAAGTTCCTGGGTATGATGCAAGTATATGCCGGGAGGAAGCACTTCATCTACGGAGAGCCCAGGAAGCTCATCACCAAAGACCTGGTGAGGCTGCAGTACCTAGAGTACCGCCAGGTGTCTAACAGTGATCCTCCACGCTATGAGCTACTGTGGGGTCCGAAAGCTCAAGCTGAAACCAGCAAGATGCAAGTCCTGGAATTTCTGGCAAAAGTCAACGATACCATCCCCAGTGCTTTCTCATCTTATTATGAAGAAGCTCTGCGAGATGAGGAGGAGAGAACCCAAGCCAGAGCTAGCGCTATTGCCAAAGTCATTGCGTCTTCCAGGGCTATGCCCTGGAATATCTTTCCACCCTTAGTGAAACCTGAGTTTTGTTATTATCTAGATAAGAAAATATAA